CACGATGTACGCCGCGTCGCGATGGTCCACCGCGATCCCGGCGTCGCCGGTGCGGGCCAGCGCGCCACCGAGATGACGCACGTCGACGACCGCCCCGGCGCCGGATTCCGGGCCGGCGACGTCGAGCAGGGCCGCGGCAGTCTCCGCGGTGAACTCGCCGAGCAGGGCGTTGGTGGCCGCGTAGGCGTGCGGGTGGTCGGGGTCGCTGTGAATGGTGTGCGACTCGGTGTACGGCATGGCGCGCAGGTCGTCCTTCAGGCGTTCCCCGACCGCCCGCAACGGCGCGACCAGTCGTTCGCCTTCCTCGGCGGGCCCGTTGTACGCGATCCGGACCGAGGCGACGTACCGTCCCCGCAGCGGCGCGGGCACCTGCGGGATGTCCGGGAAGGCCAGCATGGTGACCGTCGAGGTCACTTCGTCCGGCACGGTCGCGGTCCACCGCCGCCACGCCTCCAGCGCCCGCTCGACCAGCGGCGTGTCGAAGACCAGCTGTCCGCCGTACACCGTTTTCACCGGAACCAGGCCGACCTCCAGCCCCGTCACGACGCCGAAGTTGCCGCCGCTGCCGAGCACCGCGCCGAACAACTCGTCCTCCGGCGTCAGAGTGCGCACCCGGCCGTCGGCGGTGACCAGCTCGATCGTCCGCACGTGCTCGGCCGCGTAGCCGAACTGACGCGCCAGCAGCCCGACGCCGCCGCCGAGCAGATAGCCCACCACGCCGACCGACGGCGACGAACCGTTCAGCGGCGCCAATCCGTGCTCGGCCGCCGCCTCGACCAGCGCGCCGGCACGCACCCCCGCGCCGACGTACGCGGTCCGGCGGGCCGGGTCGATCCGGACGCCCGTCATCCGCCGGGTGCTGATCAGCAACCCACCGTCCGTGGCGACGGACAGCCCGTGGCCGGTGGCCTGCACGGCGATCGGCAGATCGTGGCGCGCGGCGTACTCCACGGCGGCGCGCACGTCCTCGGCGTGCACCGCCCCGACGACCAGCGCGGGCCGGTGCGTATAGGCGGTTTGGAAGCCGGCGATCTCCGCGTCGTAGCCCTCGTCCCCGGGGCGGAAGACCGGACCGGTGAAGATATCGAGCTTTTCCGTGGTCTGTGCTGCGTTGTTTCCCATGCTTCGACCATGCTCCACGAGGCGTCAGAAGTAAAACAGATACTTCTTCTGAACGTTATAATGATTAGTTATGGAATTGCGGCAACTCCGCTACTTCGTCACCGTCGCGCAGGAGGCGAGCTTCACGCGCGCCGCGGCACGGCTGCACTTGGCTCAGCCGGGGCTCAGCGCCCAAATCCGGCAATTGGAGCGCGAACTCGGCCATCCGCTGCTCGACCGCGGCGGGCGCGGCGTCACCCTGACCGAAGTCGGCGCCGCCGTCCTGCCGCACGCGCGAGCGGCGCTGGCCGCCGGCGAGCGAGTCACCCACACGGTGGACGAGTTCACCGGCCTGCTGCGGGGTCGAGTCCGGATGGGCCTCATCTCGGGGGCGGCGGTCGAGGAGTTCGACGTCGCCGCCGTGCTCGCGGACTTCCATCACGACCATCCGCAGGTCGGCATCAGCCTCACCGAGGACACCTCGGAGCGGATGCTCGCCGCCCTCGGCCGGGGTGAGCTGGACATGGCCCTGATCGGCCTGACCGGCGCGGAGCTCGATCCTGCCATCGGCATCGAAGTAGTGCTGGAGACCGCGCTGGTGGCCGCGGTCGCGGCGGCGGAGCCCAGCTGCGGTCCCGAGTTGCCGCTCATCGCACTGCGCGATCGTCCGCTGATCTGCCTGACACCGGGCACCGGCATTCGCGGCGTCTTCGAGCGAGCCTGCGCGGCGGCCGGATTCGAGCCCGGCATCG
Above is a genomic segment from Nocardia sputorum containing:
- a CDS encoding LysR family transcriptional regulator, with translation MELRQLRYFVTVAQEASFTRAAARLHLAQPGLSAQIRQLERELGHPLLDRGGRGVTLTEVGAAVLPHARAALAAGERVTHTVDEFTGLLRGRVRMGLISGAAVEEFDVAAVLADFHHDHPQVGISLTEDTSERMLAALGRGELDMALIGLTGAELDPAIGIEVVLETALVAAVAAAEPSCGPELPLIALRDRPLICLTPGTGIRGVFERACAAAGFEPGIAYEAAAPALLLRLAARGLGVAVVPELTAAEAAAFGVRTIRIVEPEPRGRLALAWRTDRPASPAAKVLLGQLRLALRTDT
- a CDS encoding FAD-binding oxidoreductase, with the translated sequence MGNNAAQTTEKLDIFTGPVFRPGDEGYDAEIAGFQTAYTHRPALVVGAVHAEDVRAAVEYAARHDLPIAVQATGHGLSVATDGGLLISTRRMTGVRIDPARRTAYVGAGVRAGALVEAAAEHGLAPLNGSSPSVGVVGYLLGGGVGLLARQFGYAAEHVRTIELVTADGRVRTLTPEDELFGAVLGSGGNFGVVTGLEVGLVPVKTVYGGQLVFDTPLVERALEAWRRWTATVPDEVTSTVTMLAFPDIPQVPAPLRGRYVASVRIAYNGPAEEGERLVAPLRAVGERLKDDLRAMPYTESHTIHSDPDHPHAYAATNALLGEFTAETAAALLDVAGPESGAGAVVDVRHLGGALARTGDAGIAVDHRDAAYIVRIITDPADTATRARIRAALAPWTLGHSLNFLYGAGAEADEAQTRAGYRPDTYARLAALKARHDPRNLFRFNRNIRPDAG